In Silene latifolia isolate original U9 population chromosome X, ASM4854445v1, whole genome shotgun sequence, the following proteins share a genomic window:
- the LOC141617946 gene encoding protein FAR1-RELATED SEQUENCE 5-like: MYISRVRPITRIDCRALVQFKYQENGTYIVTRFDEAHNHPLASPESTIFLKGNRKMTEVQKQFVTKVKVLKLGGVKAYRGWKELCGGYNNIGATEVDFKNFVSDIKTNIGNFDAQMFVENLIGRKDTCSSFYNLHLRV, encoded by the coding sequence ATGTATATAAGCCGTGTGAGGCCGATTACAAGAATTGACTGTCGTGCATTAGTGCAGTTTAAATACCAAGAAAATGGAACTTATATTGTTACCAGATTCGATGAAGCGCATAACCATCCACTTGCTTCGCCTGAATCTACAATATTCTTGAAAGGAAACCGAAAAATGACAGAGGTACAGAAGCAATTTGTCACAAAGGTAAAGGTGCTAAAACTAGGTGGTGTGAAAGCCTATAGAGGTTGGAAGGAGCTGTGTGGAGGTTACAACAACATTGGGGCTACTGAGGTTGATTTCAAAAACTTTGTCAGCGACATAAAAACCAACATTGGTAATTTTGATGCACAAATGTTTGTTGAAAATCTTATAGGGAGAAAAGACACATGCAGTTCATTTTACAACTTGCATCTGAGAGTGTAA